The genomic interval GACATGATTAATTTTATCTCTGGATAGGAAGATTAATTTTTCCTCGTAGTTGTTTCACTTGATTGTATCTGTCCTAATTAGCAAGTTAGGTAAGGTAAAGAATCAACGTTGAGATCATTTTACACGTGGAAAGCTACCACTGcatgattaattaatttgtggaaattttaggcccaaactgGGGGATATGCTTAATTTCATAAATCGAACTAATATTACGTTGTATATATAAGGCTGATAAAGAAGATTATCTACTCTATAACTATATTAGACAATAGTGCATCGTAGATAACTTGTACAATGAGCGATTGGTATGTCATGAGGTCCAGCCATACCGGCCAGGAAATGTGGCAATTTGCATTGGTATGGCTAATTTTGTGAAATGGAtctgaaaaataataaatggATATTTTATAACGCATTTATCATATTTGTCAAAATGTGTtcgaattattattttttctttgtatTATGACATCTTTGCTGTTAGTTTTGTAACAACTTAAAGAAGCATGAGATGTGCTGCGTACCCAATCATGCAAATCCAGTTCTTCACGAAATAGATCAAGCAACTCGACCATGTTTTAAAATGCCACCTTTTccctttttttcttgtttcgtTGGTTTGGTTAACAAACCCTTGCCTTGTGCGAGAAGATAAGATGATAAGGCAAGACAAGTAACAAGCTGAACTATAGTGATATGCATACATTTTATTTGCTATTTTACTCCAAACACCATATCTTTATTACTATGTAATTAGAGAAAAAGCAATGGGGTGACAAcgttattttttgtttatggATGTAACTTATTAATGTAATTTCAGATGTGGCCATCTCTGATAGCGAAAGCCAAAGAAGGGGGAATAGATGTGATACAAACATACGTGTTTTGGAACCTTCATGAACCCCAAAAAGGACAGGTCAGAATCTCAGAGTTTTATTCCACTCCCTCTTTTCTCAGTTTATCTAATCATATGATAATTGGCGAGAGCAATAATGCACAAAATTAGCCTACTTCTGAGTAACATATCTTTGTTTTTGGCAGTTTGTTTTCGACGGAAGACGCGACATAGTTGCCTTTATAAAGGAAGTGCACAGACAAGGCCTATATGTGTGCCTCAGGATTGGACCCTTCATTGAGAGTGAATGGACTTACGGGTAAACTTAGTCCCGATTTCTACCAAGCTTAATTAATGTTCTAAAACTTTTTTTGTCAGATTAATGTTAATCTCAAGCATTGGTTACACATATTTGGCATGACATTGTTAATGTAATGGAGTTGTTGTTGCAGTGGTTTTCCTGTTTGGTTAAGGAACATTCCGGACATTGTCTTCCGGTCTGATAATGAACCGTACAAGGTATATCTTTGTTATATATCCACACAGTACTGCAATTCAACAATGTAAATGTATGGACTAGAAGTTTACTTCAGTAGCTAACAGAGTTACCATTTTGTTAATCATGACAGGCTGAAATGCAGAGGTTTACAGCAAAAATAGTAGACATGATGAAATCAAATGAACTGTATGCTTCACAAGGCGGACCGATTATATTGTCACAGGTTTAAGTCTATCAGAAACTTGAATGCTTGTAACTTCTGCATAAATGTTTTCCAGATGTTGGGCCTCTCTTCTCATTTCTAATACGTGTACAGATTGAGAACGAGTACAAAAATGTAGAACCGGCCTTTCATGAAAAGGGACCTCCTTATGTTCTTTGGGCTGCTAACATGGCTGAGAGCCTTCAAACTGGTGTGCCCTGGGTTATGTGCAAGCAAGACGATGCTCCAGGAGCTGTGGTTAGTAATTGTCTAGTTGATATTTGTTAGATAGTCTAAGATGTTtggacccaaaaaaaaaaagatagtcTAAAGAAGATGTTATATTGCGGTCTCAATTTGGACGTTTATAAATTTTGGTTTGTTCTGATTCTGCAGATCAATGCATGTAATGGGATGAGGTGTGGAGAAACCTTTGCTGGCCCAAATGCCCCTAACAAGCCAGCAATTTGGACAGAGGACTGGACAAGCCAGTAGGTCTTTTAGTCTTTATGATCTGAATTCTGAAAACTATCtagatttttcattttctaaacTTTTTAAAATGAGATGTTTAAGCCAATACCTTGTACTCAGCTGATCCCTACATTTGGTttctgtaattttattttcaagatACCAGGTATATGGTGAAGAACCATACCTCAGAAGCGCTGAAGATATCGCCTACCATGTTGCACTCTTTATTGCAAAGAATAAAGGAAGCTATGTAAACTACTACATGGTATGtttactaaaataaaattccAATGAATCCAGGATATAACATGATGTTTGACTTGCATTATGTTCTGCTGTAGTATCATGGAGGAACCAATTTCGGAAGAACAACTTCTGAGTTTGTGACTACTAGTTACTATAATGAAGCTCCTCTTGATGAGTATGGTAAGATTTTTCGTTAATTCTTTTTCATTGGCAGTTGACACATACTGACATAGTTTTTTCGTATGAAAGTTTACACTGTCTACCTGATGAATTCTGTAGGCATACCAAATGAACCAAAATGGAGTCATCTGAAGGAATTGCATGCTGCAGTGAAGTTGTCCATTAGTCCTCTGCTCGCTGGTGAACAAACCGTTGTCAATTTGGGTCAATCTCAAAATGTAAGAGCAATCATGAGAATTTCTAAGCATGTTAGTACGTGTCTACGTAATTATTTTCCTTGAAGCAAACTGACcaacttcattttcttttgttttttgtaaaCTAGGCCTATGTCTACAAGGCTAAATCTGGAGAGTGTGCTGCTTTCCTGGTGAACAATGGTTCTACTGATGCCACTGTCCAATTTCAGAACTCTCCTTATCAGTTGTCCCGAAAGTCAATCAGTATCTTACCAGACTGTAAAAGAGTATCTTTTAACACTGGAAAGGTAAACAAGTACTCCTCACCAGTATTCATGCTAATTCATATGCAAGCTGATACTAACTTAAAATTATTCATATGGCTTGTGCAACAGGTAAGCGCACAACATGCTACAAGATCATGGACACCAACTCAAAAGTTTGATTCACCTCAGAATTGGCAAGAGTACAATGAAGTCATTCCCACTTATGACAATACCTCTCTAAGAGAAAACATAATAGCAGACCAAATGAGAACTACAAATGATCTTTCTGATTATCTGTGGTATACTTTCAGGTAAGATCAATTAGATATCTAGAATGAGGATCAAGTAGGACGAATGTGAATACACCATGTCATTTACAAATATCCTTACAACTTTTTGTAAATACAGCTTTCAGCATGACTCTCCTAATCCAGAATCCACATTAAATGTTCAAACACGAGGACATGTCTTGCATTCATTTGTAAATGGAGTACTTGTAGGTAAGGTTTACATCTCAGTATCTGAAGGATTAGTTTACCACCAATCCTTCACCTTCTTATTCAGAGATGCTTTGCTCTATCGTATAGGATCTGGACATGGAGCGCACAGGAATTCGAGTTTTATCTTGGAGAGTACGGTTTCTCTGAATAAGGGGATAAACCATGTCTCCCTACTAAGTGCTATGGTTGGACTGCCGGTATTGTTCTatcttaaaagaaaaataacaaatatatcTTAAAATCAGATTTATTTACTGGTTTTTGATCGTCAAAATCTGCATGCAAACTGAATTCGAATTGAAACTTATGTGAAGGACTCTGGAGCTTATCTAGAGCGTAGGGATTATGGATTACATAGTGTGAAGATTGATGATAAAGATTTCGGCACATATGCATGGGGATATCAGGTGATTTTCTTAAGTGAATGTATTTTCTTCATCATTCTTATTAAGCTCAACTGATTAGGTTCAACAGTCTCTTATTAAAtttgcatttttattttttgaaggTCGGTTTGTTTGGAGAGCACTTACAGATCCAAACAGATACAAGCAAAGTTCAATGGCATAATTTAGGAAATGCAAAACAACCAATGACATGGTATAAGGTAAGGAGGAGTGTCCATGGAATGATGGAAATGCAATGTTTTCATTCAATTGTAACTAGCTAATCAAAATAAATAGCTCTTCTCTATTGTCTGTGGCCTCCACCGTATATAACCTCTTCAATTAATGATCAATTTCCAGACTTTATTTGATGCACCAGCAGGAAATGACCCTGTTGCATTAAATCTTGGTTCCATGGGAAAAGGTGAAGTTTGGATCAATGGTCGAAGCATTGGTCGATACTGGGTTTCCTTCCACACCCCGAAAGGGACTCCTTCACAAACTTGGTATGTAGACTATGTAGTTTATATTTTGGGACAAGTTTGGTATGCTACATTGTTATTTAGACTGTTAACCGTTTATCCATACCCTTTGAATTTCAGGTACCATGTACCTCGATCTTTCCTGAAGCCTACTGGCAACTTGTTAGTTCTAATTGAAGAAGAAACTGGAGCAGATCCGGTTAAGATATCTCTGGACAAAGTTTCAGTAGCAAAAGTTTGTTCACGTGTATCTGAAACACATTTACACCCGGTGAGCTCATGGATGTATCAGAGGTCTGAGAACCTAAGTGTTAACACTACAAAGTACCCCGGCAGAAAGGCAACCGCGAAGCTCAGGTGTCCTCCAAATAGATACATTTCCAAAATCTTATATGCAAGCTATGGCAATCCTTCTGGTGATTGTAAAAGCTATGCCACCGGAAGCTGCCATTCTGAGGATTCTACAGCAGTTGTACAGAAGGTGAGCAGTTGTGCATTTACCAAATGCAGTGTTAATATTTTGAAGTTATGTGTTCTGATActgattttatatattttcaggCTTGTCTGGGTAAGAGGAGATGCTCAATCTCTGTATCAAGTGAGAGGTTTGGTGATCCATGCCCAAGAACCAGCAAGACTTTGTTGGTTGATGCACAATGTGCATGATACTAGTGTAATTTTGGATCACCTCATCATAGAGGAACTCAGAAAGTGATTATCTAGCTAGTTCAGTGACCACTGTAGACTAGCATTGAGCTATCATGAATcttcaaattataatttaattacAATAAATTTTGGATGAGTGATTGGAGTGGTATGCCTGACAAGGTCAGATATCAAATTTGCGCTAACATAGTTGATTCAAATGATTCATGTGGAAAATCTTGAATGAGATACAATAACAAGCGTCAATAATATTCTAGCCACATCAACAAAGTAAAATAGACAAATATAGATTCACCAGGACGATGTCAGGATGAAGAGACTAGCTCAATCATCacttttcttttgttgatcatcttggttttgatcttttgatgcatgtttttaGATACTACTGTAAAGATTATAAGATAGGTATTCCAACTACTGTGCATTTTGAAAGCTTTTGATATCACGCATTGCTAGTAGGCTGGGTTTGGGACCTACTTATGCAGCTTCAAATATATGAGACAACAGATGCAGACatgatatatcatatatgccATATCttggttttctttcttttctataAATGGGTTTTACCTAGAAATAGGAGTAACCAAAAATAGactgtttctttttctttttttttggaaatgaaaaATAGACTGTTTCTATTCATTCATCTTTCTCCTATTCTCATAAAAAGATATCGACTTTTACATGGAAAGAATGCTGTAAAAAACTAATGATATTGTACCATTGATTCATTGtaaattaatttctttcatgAAGATGGAATGCAAATCCATTTACTATTTTGATTTAATGCATTGTCATTATATCAAATATTATGCATTGATTATATTTCTTTATTCAGTTTATTGTTACATCACAACCTCTTATAAATTCCGTGTGGTTGAtacctctatttcatcaaacaTCGAGGCAAGAAAAAAGCATCATCTGATATCTATTCTAATGGCAGCTGTCATGAAGTTCATCTGTATTGCCATCTTTTGTAGTCTTATTTTGGGAGGTAAACTTTTACCTCTATGTAATTTGTTCCCATTCTTCTGATTTCATATTCGTATGTTGCTTGTATCTTGGTACTTATTTTGCATTTGGTTCTTATTATTTGTTATGCAGGCAATTGTCAACCTTGCAGTGAGAATAATTTGAGTATTTCACAGTCAGCAACGGGAAAGTTGGTTCAAAATAAGCCGGAATGGAGCCTAACGATCACCAACAACTGCATATGTACTCAACTAAGTGTTAAACTAAGTTGTGATGGCTTTCAAACTGTGGAACAGATTGATCCTTCCATCTTGAGCAAATCTGGTACTGAGTGTCTCGTCAATGGTGGCCGACCTATCTATGGGAATAGCAACTTCAGTTTCACCTATGCATCGGCCAATTCGTTTCCTTTTAAAACACTCTCCTCTCAAATTGCTTGCTCTTGAGGGGAGTTGTGCAAGCTAGAATTAAGCTTATATTGTTTCATGGAAACTTGATTTAGTTACCTGTAACGTTTGATAATTCCTAcaagtaataaaaaaaaaaaaaaaacaagaggaaTTTTGACAAATGAcccttttatgttgatgaaGTTAAATTTTAACCATGTTTTTTCAAACTAATGAAAAATGACCATATTCACAAGGGAAAAGTCGTAACCATCCTTGTCAGAATCTAATTCCCAAAGCTATACTGCTCATTACTCAAGAAAAAGATCAGAAAAAGCTGATGGATTGACAATAATAGTATCGAAATATCTAAGAAAAAGCTGATAATACTAGAGAATTTTGCGAGCAATGAGAACTTAATAAATCATGTATCATGGGATCAACGATCGGGATGGTTAGATAGATCCTGTAACCTGAGCCAATTCAATCTATGTCTGAGAATGGCCACATTACAGCTGCGCAAGTATATACACGAACGTACCTAGATTCAAAAATATGTTGATACTAATAATCTTGGGTGAGGGTACAATGAGGTTTTCCAATTCCTGAGTGATTCCCACAAGAATATGGCTACTGCAATGGAGATATTGGTTCAGTGGTTGTGATACAAACGTAAGAGCAAAGGCAATAATTTGCGACTCATTTCCAACCAGCAGTCCAGATACTACTTTCAGTCATCTTTAAGAATCCTGATATGCGAGGAGCTGATAATTCTGGAGAAAGCCCCGTGAATACTGAGCTTCAAAATTGGGGCTTCATATTATAGGCCGTGCAACTGAGATGCCATTTGCTGAACAAGCAATTCTACTAAACCAAGTGTGGCTCCAGATTGTAGTATCATGTGTATACGATATTAGGTCTGTTATTCACTATTTGAAGCATCTGCTACAGCCTGATCTTAGCGGCCCTTTCCCTTGGTAGATTTACTCTCTTTGGCATttgagaaatggggcggcagTAGAGCTTTTTGTGAAGGCAATTCAGCAACAAACAGCAGAGTTTGAGCCCATCCAGCATATTTCCCATATTTACTTACAAAAGCCTCCGCCACACGGCTGCAGAGCTTTGGTGTCAGACGAGCTCCTGCTAGCTCAGGTATGAGGTATCTTGTAGCAATCTGACTCAATCCCCAAAACAAGAAACAATCATTCACACAAACACATTTTTCTCAAACACAAACATCAGTAAGAGAACCCCAAAACTAAAACACACTGCTACAATCTATATGGCCTACTTTCTATTAGACACCATCACCCTAACAAAATCCAACTGCAGCATATCATATCATAATAGTTTTACAATTTCAATCTTAAAAGCATTACCTTCCACACATGCGTATCAACAGGAATGGCATCATGTTGATCCAGCGAAAAAAGAGCAATACATGCCGCCACCTTCGGACCAACTCCAGGCAATGTGGTAAGAGCCTCAATCACTTCTTCAAGTCCAAGTTTCCGAAGATTCAAGAGCCACTCTTCACCTCCCCCAGGTTTCGCCCGCAGCGCCTTCACAGTACCAGTCAAGTACTTGGCCCTGCCAATCACACACCCATCCAACAAAACCAAGGCTCAATCTTTACAACCAAAGACAGAAACTTTTCAACACAATGCAGTTACATAGAGCAAGAGCAACTGACCTGTAACCGAAACCGGCTTCTCTGAGCTCTTGTTCCGAGACCATTGACAACCGATCCAATGATGGAAACTGATGGAACTCAAAACCTGCGACAGAACCCAAGTGGGTCCCCAACGAAGACACAAAGTCCACCATTTTGGTGATTCTAGCAATGTTGTTGTTTGAGGAACACAGAAACTGAACCAAACACTCAAGTGGGTCTTGTCGGAGCACTCTTGCACCGGCCAAGTGTGTAGCCAGCTCAGCAAACCGCGAATCGGAAGCCGAAAAGACCTCCCAAATTCCGGCGAGGGAGATACCCATGTTGAGAAAATCGAGGAGAGCCGACTCGGCATTGGATTTGGGAGTTGAGGAGGAGTGGTGGAGGCAGTAGGAAACGTCGCCGTTTTGGAGGTGCTGAAGGGAGATGAGGTGGGAGCCAATGACGCCGGTGTACTGAAGAGGGCCGGTTTGTCTCCACCGGAAAGTTTGGCCGGTGGGGAAGGTGAGGGGGAGGGAGAGCTCAGACTGGGTGAGGTTGAGGGGGACCCAGTTGGGGGATTTGAGGAGGGTTTTGGGTCTTTTGGAGGTTAAGGATTGTGGGGTTGGAGGGGTTGGTGGGGGTGATTGGATTGGGATTTGTCTCTTCTTAGACATGATTGAGAGATGTCCCAGTTTGAGTTGGAGCATGAAATAAATTGGAGTTGGAACTTGAGGACTGTAAATTGCAATTACCTCCAATCCCAGAAAGAGGGGaaaagaggaggaggaagagagtgAGGTGTGCACAGCCTGTGGGCTACATCAATGGGCCAATAAAATTTCAGATACTTCAAATAAAGAATAGGGGCACAGCCGCACAGGttaagatttttatttttactagTTAATGCGCTTTGCTGCGGCTTTGCACTCACACCCAAAATTTGGATGAAAAGTTTGATGATGAGTGAATGATATTAATTACTGAACATGAAGCTAATAGTTGGCATTAGCAGGCTGCTCCATAAATAAGCACCGAGACTGTGAAAGAAGATACCTCTTGTTTCATGCTTAGACAACGAGAATGTTAGATAAGAaaccttgtttgatggtatATTAAAAGTGGTACTGCATTTCTCAAAAGGCACGCCGAACATTTAACATTTGTTCTTGCACTCTCAACAGTAGCAGcatatattgtttttcaaaACATTCAATAATAGTAGAATATTTACTGTAAAGTTGAATAGTCTAAAAATGAATTAAGATTGTTATTAACCACACTCAAAATGAATATTCCACTATAAACATTCAGAAAAGCTAAATCATTTCCAAATGATAAGATCTAACATTAAGGAAGAAAATACAATCTCAACTAATTATATGAGATCCAAACTAATCTCTGGCCCCAAATAGACATGAAAtagttgataaaaaaaattagacatGAAATAACTAATTGTAAAGGTCCAAAAATTGTGTTCAACACCAAATCAAAAGGTTAGAGACTAAAGGAGTGCTTATGTTCATTCTTCTCCACTTTCCACTTAACTACCTCTTATTTCTTATCAACTATGTTCTTCTTCACTCCTTAATACATGTGGGAGATTGGTGAATTATGATATGTGCAAGAGCAAATTTCCCAATTTATGAATTATCAATCTCATATTTTCAACCTAgaaataaaacaaacaaaataatttctctttcatatcacaaacaaatataaacataaaaatattGCTCCATAACAAAACCAAGTTGTCACAAATTCATTGGTAAATAGAGAACATATGTTAATCAAATTTGTTTGTAACTTTAcaaacttgaaaaaaaatccaaacatTGGAGGATATAACCGCATATGGCTATGATTCTTTAAGATATCTTAACCAAAAAGCAAATAGGTTAATCATAGAAACCTACCCCAACACATATGCAGTTCAAATTGGCCTCAAAATCAGATataaatcaaagcaaaaagaCCAAACCCAGAGTTTTGTGATCTAAACCCAGTTACCTTTATAAATTGGCAAAGAAGAAGGAACgcaacacaaccaaaaccGGCAATTCTTTGCCGACCGAACTGTGTCCTCTTCTCCTCTTCTCTTGCAGGCTGAACTCCCTCCTCTTCCTATTCTATGTTTATACCTTCATTTTGGGTCTCTGTATATTGGAATATAACTTCGCTAAGTTCGATTTAGGCCGCGATTGTAAGTGAATTAGACTTTTTGGGACTTATTTAAGCGAACGAAGCGAGGTACAGGGAAAACACAATCAAGGAAATCAAAGAAGGGAAAGAATGAGGCCCAAAAAGAATAAGGAATTTACCAAGTAAGTATCCCAGAAAGATGAAGTTTCTAGAGACCAAAAACTTTGGCGGAGGAATATCGGGTTGAAATATGAGAGCAGTGAGAGAAGGGAAAAAAGATCGCGAggtagaaaagaagaaaaggaaaagacgTAGAAGAAAGTAGACCTTATGAGTAGAGCTTAAGAACA from Argentina anserina chromosome 2, drPotAnse1.1, whole genome shotgun sequence carries:
- the LOC126782324 gene encoding N-glycosylase/DNA lyase OGG1, with the protein product MLQLKLGHLSIMSKKRQIPIQSPPPTPPTPQSLTSKRPKTLLKSPNWVPLNLTQSELSLPLTFPTGQTFRWRQTGPLQYTGVIGSHLISLQHLQNGDVSYCLHHSSSTPKSNAESALLDFLNMGISLAGIWEVFSASDSRFAELATHLAGARVLRQDPLECLVQFLCSSNNNIARITKMVDFVSSLGTHLGSVAGFEFHQFPSLDRLSMVSEQELREAGFGYRAKYLTGTVKALRAKPGGGEEWLLNLRKLGLEEVIEALTTLPGVGPKVAACIALFSLDQHDAIPVDTHVWKIATRYLIPELAGARLTPKLCSRVAEAFVSKYGKYAGWAQTLLFVAELPSQKALLPPHFSNAKESKSTKGKGR
- the LOC126782333 gene encoding beta-galactosidase 16; this translates as MKMVWFVLCGFALLFLTPATSLAGGNNNVTYDGRSLIIDGQHMILFSGSIHYPRSTPQMWPSLIAKAKEGGIDVIQTYVFWNLHEPQKGQFVFDGRRDIVAFIKEVHRQGLYVCLRIGPFIESEWTYGGFPVWLRNIPDIVFRSDNEPYKAEMQRFTAKIVDMMKSNELYASQGGPIILSQIENEYKNVEPAFHEKGPPYVLWAANMAESLQTGVPWVMCKQDDAPGAVINACNGMRCGETFAGPNAPNKPAIWTEDWTSQYQVYGEEPYLRSAEDIAYHVALFIAKNKGSYVNYYMYHGGTNFGRTTSEFVTTSYYNEAPLDEYGIPNEPKWSHLKELHAAVKLSISPLLAGEQTVVNLGQSQNAYVYKAKSGECAAFLVNNGSTDATVQFQNSPYQLSRKSISILPDCKRVSFNTGKVNKYSSPVFMLIHMQADTNLKLFIWLVQQVSAQHATRSWTPTQKFDSPQNWQEYNEVIPTYDNTSLRENIIADQMRTTNDLSDYLWYTFSFQHDSPNPESTLNVQTRGHVLHSFVNGVLVGSGHGAHRNSSFILESTVSLNKGINHVSLLSAMVGLPDSGAYLERRDYGLHSVKIDDKDFGTYAWGYQVGLFGEHLQIQTDTSKVQWHNLGNAKQPMTWYKTLFDAPAGNDPVALNLGSMGKGEVWINGRSIGRYWVSFHTPKGTPSQTWYHVPRSFLKPTGNLLVLIEEETGADPVKISLDKVSVAKVCSRVSETHLHPVSSWMYQRSENLSVNTTKYPGRKATAKLRCPPNRYISKILYASYGNPSGDCKSYATGSCHSEDSTAVVQKACLGKRRCSISVSSERFGDPCPRTSKTLLVDAQCA